A genomic window from Phyllopteryx taeniolatus isolate TA_2022b chromosome 2, UOR_Ptae_1.2, whole genome shotgun sequence includes:
- the LOC133466480 gene encoding gastrula zinc finger protein XlCGF57.1-like isoform X1, translating to MIVGEMCSKSVEEAKKTKEENEPQSVFKTPGDLSEDLHPEQREGNFRVGQEEPEPRHVKEEEGDADLSTLPFHCIIVQMEGDGDHSGGSQTDSLRAPLSNSDDTTSHAPAADDDDEHSQGDKTRHTEQHCQCSQCDKIFVSKCSLKRHMIIHRGEKAFSCSDCGKRFCHKGHLNIHMRTHTGEKPFACSVCSKRFSIKGSLIKHTRTHVGEKPFACSVCNLSFSNSSNLTAHKRIHTGEKPFPCLVCGKSFAVKGSLITHTRTHTGEKPFVCSVCNLSFSTCSNLVTHSRTHTGEKPFACSVCAKRFSIKGSLMTHTRTHTGEKPFACSVCHASFGVRSGLVKHMRTHTGEKPFSCSVCSERFSQKRTSTRHLGTHVEEKPFVCSACNVRFSALTRLVHHMGTHPGEKPFSCLACGQTFGQRRSLTRHTRMHAGEKPFSCGVCDKSFYDKFQVRKRNCAGKKKSDN from the exons ATGATCGTGGGGGAAATGTGCTCAAAGAGTGTGGAAGAAGCAAAGAAAACCAAAGAGGAAAACGAGCCACAAAGTGTTTTCAAGACGCCCGGAG ACTTGAGTGAAGATCTTCATCCTGAGCAGCGGGAGGGGAACTTCAGGGTGGGGCAggaggagccagagccccgacacgtcaaagaggaagagggggaCGCTGATCTCAGCACGTTGCCCTTCCACTGCATCATTGTGCAGAtggaaggtgatggagaccacagTGGAGGATCACAAACAGACAGCCTACGAGCTCCACTATCAAATAGTGACGACACAACGTCACACGCCCCTGCCgctgatgatgacgatgaaCACTCTCAAGGTGATAAGACACGTCACACTGAGCAACACTGTCAATGCTCTCAATGTGACAAAATCTTTGTTAGCAAGTGTTCTCTGAAAAGACACATGATAATCCACAGAGGAGAGAAAGCATTTAGTTGCTCAGATTGCGGTAAAAGGTTTTGTCATAAGGGACATTTGAACAtacacatgagaacgcacaccggagagaaaccttttgcctgttccgTTTGCAGTAAACGATTCTCGATCAAAGGAAGTTTGATCAAGCACACGAGAACTCACGTtggagagaagccttttgcctgctcggTCTGTAACTTAAGTTTCAGTAATTCCTCAAACTTAACAGCGCACAAAAGAATccatactggagagaaaccgtttccctgcctggtttgtgGCAAAAGCTTTGCCGTCAAGGGAAGTTTAATAACACACACgagaacgcacactggagagaaaccttttgtctgctcagtcTGCAACCTCAGTTTTAGTACTTGTTCAAATTTAGTAACACATTCAAGAACACATACTGGGGAGAAACCGTTTGCGTGCTCAGTTTGTGCTAAAAGGTTCTCTATCAAGGGAAGTTTAATGACGCacacgagaacacacacaggagagaagccttttgctTGCTCGGTCTGCCACGCGAGTTTCGGCGTTCGTTCCGGATTGGTGAaacacatgagaacgcacactggggagaaacccttttcctgctctGTTTGCAGTGAAAGATTCTCTCAAAAACGCACTTCGACAAGACACTTAGGAACACACGTTGAAGAGAAACCTTTCGTTTGTTCCGCGTGCAACGTACGTTTCAGCGCTCTTACTCGATTGGTTCATCACATGGGAACGCACCCTGGcgagaaacccttttcctgcttAGCGTGCGGTCAAACATTCGGTCAAAGACGCTCTTTGACGAGACACACGAGAATGCACGCCGGGGAGAAGCCATTCAGTTGTGGTGTGTGTGATAAAAGCTTCTATGATAAGTTTCAGGTTAGGAAACGCAACTGTGCCGGTAAGAAGAAGAGCGATAACTGA
- the LOC133466480 gene encoding uncharacterized protein LOC133466480 isoform X2: MIVGEMCSKSVEEAKKTKEENEPQSVFKTPGDLSEDLHPEQREGNFRVGQEEPEPRHVKEEEGDADLSTLPFHCIIVQMEGDGDHSGGSQTDSLRAPLSNSDDTTSHAPAADDDDEHSQASMSHMMPQAEMACEPSAKLCDDRVSSRSAESVAESTAKEERFAAALASHTGEKAFSCSVCGGRNLKSCSIALSKRIFQGAHKRKTR, translated from the exons ATGATCGTGGGGGAAATGTGCTCAAAGAGTGTGGAAGAAGCAAAGAAAACCAAAGAGGAAAACGAGCCACAAAGTGTTTTCAAGACGCCCGGAG ACTTGAGTGAAGATCTTCATCCTGAGCAGCGGGAGGGGAACTTCAGGGTGGGGCAggaggagccagagccccgacacgtcaaagaggaagagggggaCGCTGATCTCAGCACGTTGCCCTTCCACTGCATCATTGTGCAGAtggaaggtgatggagaccacagTGGAGGATCACAAACAGACAGCCTACGAGCTCCACTATCAAATAGTGACGACACAACGTCACACGCCCCTGCCgctgatgatgacgatgaaCACTCTCAAG CGAGCATGAGCCATATGATGCCTCAAGCGGAGATGGCGTGCGAGCCGAGCGCAAAGCTTTGTGATGATCGTGTGTCAAGTCGAAGTGCTGAGAGCGTTGCTGAATCGACGGCTAAGGAAGAAAGATTTGCGGCAGCGTTAGCGAGTCACACCGGGGAGAAAGCTTTCTCGTGCTCGGTCTGCGGTGGAAGAAATCTGAAAAGCTGCTCAATTGCTCTCTCAAAAAGGATATTTCAAGGTGCGCACAAGAGAAAAACGCGGTAG
- the LOC133474490 gene encoding gastrula zinc finger protein 5-1-like, with protein MSSVSVKSHNRGEMSANIAKEECEGKRFRTKEEQERQRRLLDAVVRKPQDVLLHRADVSEENARPENQREPRFPNVKGEEEGRAPPYIKEEEQEADITNFPLTDVIVKSEDDDEGGGGGSRADSLLPPLSDSDDLTSHSSDTDDDEHSKDVGDECLCAEQHEPESPDIKEEEEEHPDTKEEVEPEPVNIQLEEQEDLITFGLTGVHLKSDECPSEENPAAEPPSSSSSERATIEGDGDRCGFRADDLSAPLSERDADEEERSKGDKRWKCSQCGKTFDVKYNLKVHMRMHTGEKPFVCSVCPKSFSVKISLTRHTRTHTGEKPFICSVCGKRFSVNTTLKVHRSTHTGEKPCACSVCEGIFKKTPNNSHWGETVRLLNLW; from the exons ATGTCAAGTGTGAGTGTCAAAAGTCATAATCGTGGGGAAATGTCTGCAAACATTGCGAAAGAAGAGTGTGAGGGGAAACGTTTTCGGACCAAAGAGGAGCAGGAGCGACAACGTCGACTACTGGACGCTGTTGTCCGAAAGCCTCAAGATGTGTTGTTgcacagagcag ATGTCAGTGAAGAAAATGCGCGTCCCGAGAACCAGCGAGAGCCGCGGTTCCCTAACGTTAAAGGGGAAGAGGAGGGGAGAGCGCCGCcgtacattaaagaggaagaacaGGAGGCCGATATCACCAATTTTCCATTGACCGATGTCATCGTCAAGAGTGAAGATGACGATgaaggcggcggcggaggaTCCCGAGCAGACAGCCTCTTACCGCCGCTGTCAGACAGCGACGACTTGACGTCGCACTCTTCTGACACTGATGACGATGAGCACTCGAAAG ATGTCGGCGACGAATGTCTTTGCGCTGAGCAGCACGAGCCAGAGTCCCCCGAcattaaagaggaggaagaagagcacCCCGACACGAAAGAGGAAGTCGAGCCAGAGCCCGTGAACATTCAACTGGAAGAGCAGGAGGACCTTATCACGTTCGGATTGACTGGTGTCCATTTGAAGAGTGATGAATGTCCAAGTGAGGAGAACCCAgcggcggagcctccaagcagcagctcaagtgaACGCGCGACAATAGAAGGTGACGGAGACCGCTGTGGATTCCGAGCAGACGACCTCTCAGCTCCGCTGTCAGAGCGTGACGCCGATGAAGAGGAACGTTCGAAAGGCGACAAacgctggaaatgttctcagtgtgggaaaacattcGATGTCAAGTATAATTTGAAAGTGCACATGAGAATGCACACCGGAGAGAAGCCATTTGTCTGCTCGGTTTGTCCTAAAAGCTTTTCGGTCAAGATAAGCTTGACAAGGCacacgagaacacacactggagagaaacctttcatctgttcagtttgtggcaaaCGCTTTTCTGTCAATACAACCTTGAAAGTACACAGAagcacacacactggagagaaaccttgcGCCTGCTCAGTGTGCG AAGGGATATTTAAAAAGACACCAAATAATTCACACTGGGGCGAAACCGTTCGTCTGCTCAATCTGTGGTAA